The Longimicrobium sp. nucleotide sequence CGCGATCGCGTCGCCGTCCGCCGCGAGCTGCGGGGGGAGGAGGACGCGCTCGCCGTCGCTGGCGGGGAGCGCGTCGGTGGACTGGAGATGCGCGGGGGTGCGGCCGAAGAGGCGGCGCATCACCCCCGGCGGGCGCGGCGCCTCCGCCGCGGCGACGGGGATCGGGCGGCCATAGACGGCGGCCAGGAGCAGCTCCAGCCGCCGCCGCACGTCCTCGAGCGCGACGGGCGGCGGCGCATCGTCCCGAGACTCACGTCCCGAGCCGCGCAGCCGGGCGAAGAAACCCATCCCCATCTCCCTACAACGTCGCGGTGATGAGGTCGGAGATGGCGCCCAGGAGGTCGGGGTCGTCGGTGAGCGGGGCCACCAGGCCGGCGCGGCACGCCTCCGCCGCGGGGATGCCGCCCGCGATCAATCGCGCGGTGGAGACCAGGAGGCGCGTGCTGGGCGCCTCGGCCAGCCCCTGGTCGCGCAGGTTGCGGACGCGCGCGGCCAGGCGCACCAGCCGCGCCGCCGTCGCCTCGTCCACGCCGCTCTCGTGCGCGACGATGGCCGACTCGGCCTCGGGCGGAGGAAAGTCGAACTCCAGCGAGACGAAGCGCTGGCGGGTGCTGGGCTTCAGGTCCTTCAGCGCGTGCTGGTAGCCGGGGTTGTAGGAGATGACGAGCTGGAACCCCGGCGCGGCCTCGATCAGCTCGCCGGTCTTGTCGATGGGAAGGAGCCGGCGATCGTCGGTGAGCGGGTGGATGACGACCACCGTGTCCTGCCGCGCCTCGACCACCTCGTCCAGGTAGCAGATGGCGCCCAGCCGCACGGCGGTGGTCAGCGGGCCGTCGGTCCACACCGTCTCGCCGCCGCGGATCAGGTAGCGCCCGGTGAGGTCGCTGGCCG carries:
- a CDS encoding CbbQ/NirQ/NorQ/GpvN family protein gives rise to the protein MTQPIDITRGRASAGSHADGVRQPGGAEPYYVSAGREVEVFAACAERGLPVMLKGPTGCGKTRFVEHMAWRLKRPLVTIACHDDLSASDLTGRYLIRGGETVWTDGPLTTAVRLGAICYLDEVVEARQDTVVVIHPLTDDRRLLPIDKTGELIEAAPGFQLVISYNPGYQHALKDLKPSTRQRFVSLEFDFPPPEAESAIVAHESGVDEATAARLVRLAARVRNLRDQGLAEAPSTRLLVSTARLIAGGIPAAEACRAGLVAPLTDDPDLLGAISDLITATL